From the genome of Monomorium pharaonis isolate MP-MQ-018 chromosome 2, ASM1337386v2, whole genome shotgun sequence, one region includes:
- the LOC105836364 gene encoding spliceosome-associated protein CWC27 homolog, whose protein sequence is MSNIYILEPPTTGKVVMKTTVGDIDLELWTKETPKACRNFIQLCMEGYYNETIFHRIVKGFIAQGGDPTGTGEGGESIYGHPFKDEFHTRLRFCRRGLLAMANGGKDDNGSQFFFTLGATPELQNKHTIFGKVTGETIYNMLKLEDALVDKNDRPQYPQKILKTEVLNNPFHDIVPRIISEKKEHSKEKKKKTGVKNFKLLSFGEEAEEDEEESSVLNKQYSGKGKSAHDCLSDPKLSSLPVIEPSGPPSKKIKEDCSSGESDDETRTPEVLAALKEEKEAMRERIKNKLKDSKIISQSKVKLEEDKIKDENINEDAEVEVYYLGKDREEERKKKAEAIRKEIRDLKRSVQNERKAKETDRKQQTKEEENKSEIMKEYMETREQYKKAEEKLPKKGKMRDSFAIELLNQFKNKLQNAKEHMKDNTMSSDKKTSNDTEEDDPHDKSWLTHALHCEDKAPVLAKDASTKDDDWFEIYDPRNPLNKRRRGEKSNKSKEDKGDRSYSRHKNNL, encoded by the exons ATGAGTAATATTTACATACTAGAACCGCCTACAACAGGCAAA GTGGTAATGAAAACAACAGTTGGTGATATAGACCTGGAATTATGGACTAAGGAAACTCCCAAGGCTTgcagaaattttatacagCTTTGCATGGAAGGTTATTATAATGAGACGATATTTCACAGAATTGTAAAAGGTTTTATAGCGCAAGGTGGGGATCCAACAGGAACTGGAGAAGGTGGTGAGAGTATATATGGACATCCTTTTAAG gATGAATTTCATACAAGATTACGTTTTTGTCGGAGAGGGTTGCTTGCTATGGCTAATGGTGGCAAAGACGACAATGGTTCTCAATTTTTCTTCACCCTCGGGGCAACACCTGAGTTGCAAAATAAGCATACTATCTTTGGAAAAGTCACTGGTgaaacaatttacaatatGCTCAAGTTGGAAGATGCACTTGtagataaa aATGACAGACCTCAGTAtccacagaaaattttaaaaacagagGTCTTGAATAATCCATTTCATGATATTGTTCCGAGAATAATATCTGAAAAGAAGGAGCacagtaaagaaaaaaagaagaagactGGTGTAAA GAATTTTAAACTATTGTCATTTGGAGAAGAAGCTGAAGAAGATGAAGAGGAGTCGtcagttttaaataaacaatatagtGGCAAAGGAAAATCAGCGCATGATTGCTTATCCGATCCAAAGTTAAGTTCGCTACCTGTAATCGAACCTTCCGGACCACcaagtaaaaaaatcaaagaagaTTGCAGCAGTGGTGAGAGTGATGATGAAACACGAACTCCGGAAGTATTGGCAgctttaaaagaagaaaaaga agctatgagagagagaatcaAGAATAAGTTGAaagattctaaaataatttcccaatcaaaagtaaaactcgaagaagataaaatcaaagatgaaaatataaatgaagaTGCAGAAGTCGAGGTATATTATTTGGGAAAAGATCGAGAAGAAGAACGAAAGAAAAAAGc agaagcgataagaaaagaaatacgtGATCTAAAGCGCAGTGTACAAAACGAGAGGAAAGCGAAGGAGACGGATCGGAAGCAACAAACcaaagaggaagaaaataagtctgaaataatgaaagaatatATGGAAACACgggaacaatataaaaaagcgGAGGAAAAATTGCCTAAGAAAGGCAAAATGCGCGACAGTTTTGCAATAGAATTGTTGAatcaattcaaaaataaacttCAAAACGCCAAGGAGCACATGAAGGATAATACTATGAGTTCTGATAAGAAGACATCAAACGACACTGAAGAAGATGATCCTCACGATAAATCTTGGTTGACGCATGCTTTGCATTGCGAGGACAAGGCACCGGTGCTCGCCAAGGATGCCAGCACAAAGGACGACGATTGGTTCGAAATCTACGATCCTCGGAATCCGTTGAATAAACGACGAAGAGGAGAAAAATCCAATAAATCTAAGGAAGACAAAGGTGATAGAAGTTATTCTCGtcataagaataatttataa